In Elaeis guineensis isolate ETL-2024a chromosome 1, EG11, whole genome shotgun sequence, a genomic segment contains:
- the LOC105038731 gene encoding phosphopantothenoylcysteine decarboxylase isoform X2, producing MAKVESSSENMMHDSEEPVKTRILLAACGSVAAMKFESLCRSFSEWAEVRAVATKSSLHFLDKASLPRDVTLYTDDDEWSSWKKIGDRVLHIELRKWADIMVIAPLSANTLAKIAGGLCDNLLTCIVRAWDYSKPLYVAPAMNTFMWNNPLTKRHLEAISELGITLIPSITKRLACGDYGNGAMAEPSVIFTTVRLAYKPSPANGSG from the exons ATGGCTAAGGTGGAGTCATCATCAGAAAATATGATGCATGACAGCGAGGAGCCTGTTAAGACACGGATTCTCCTGGCTGCTTGTGGAAGTGTAGctgctatgaaatttgagagtctTTGCCGTAGTTTTTCTGAGTGGGCGGAAGTCAGAGCAGTAGCCACAAAGTCATCCTTGCATTTTTTAGATAAAGCATCACTTCCAAGGGATGTGACTCTTTACACAGATGATGATGAATGGTCTAGTTGGAAGAAAATCGGAGACCGAGTTTTGCACATTGAACTACGAAAATGGGCAGATATTATGGTAATTGCCCCGTTGTCGGCAAATACCCTAGCTAAG ATTGCAGGAGGACTGTGTGACAACCTACTAACATGCATTGTGCGAGCTTGGGATTACAGCAAGCCTCTGTATGTTGCTCCTGCCATGAACACCTTCATGTGGAACAACCCCTTAACGAAGCGTCATTTAGAAGCAATCAGCGAACTTGGTATAACTTTGATTCCATCCATCACAAAGAGGCTGGCTTGTGGAGATTATGGAAATGGGGCAATGGCCGAACCTTCCGTAATCTTTACCACAGTGAGGCTTGCTTACAAGCCATCACCAGCAAATGGATCTGGTTGA
- the LOC105038731 gene encoding phosphopantothenoylcysteine decarboxylase isoform X1, giving the protein MAKVESSSENMMHDSEEPVKTRILLAACGSVAAMKFESLCRSFSEWAEVRAVATKSSLHFLDKASLPRDVTLYTDDDEWSSWKKIGDRVLHIELRKWADIMVIAPLSANTLAKQIAGGLCDNLLTCIVRAWDYSKPLYVAPAMNTFMWNNPLTKRHLEAISELGITLIPSITKRLACGDYGNGAMAEPSVIFTTVRLAYKPSPANGSG; this is encoded by the exons ATGGCTAAGGTGGAGTCATCATCAGAAAATATGATGCATGACAGCGAGGAGCCTGTTAAGACACGGATTCTCCTGGCTGCTTGTGGAAGTGTAGctgctatgaaatttgagagtctTTGCCGTAGTTTTTCTGAGTGGGCGGAAGTCAGAGCAGTAGCCACAAAGTCATCCTTGCATTTTTTAGATAAAGCATCACTTCCAAGGGATGTGACTCTTTACACAGATGATGATGAATGGTCTAGTTGGAAGAAAATCGGAGACCGAGTTTTGCACATTGAACTACGAAAATGGGCAGATATTATGGTAATTGCCCCGTTGTCGGCAAATACCCTAGCTAAG CAGATTGCAGGAGGACTGTGTGACAACCTACTAACATGCATTGTGCGAGCTTGGGATTACAGCAAGCCTCTGTATGTTGCTCCTGCCATGAACACCTTCATGTGGAACAACCCCTTAACGAAGCGTCATTTAGAAGCAATCAGCGAACTTGGTATAACTTTGATTCCATCCATCACAAAGAGGCTGGCTTGTGGAGATTATGGAAATGGGGCAATGGCCGAACCTTCCGTAATCTTTACCACAGTGAGGCTTGCTTACAAGCCATCACCAGCAAATGGATCTGGTTGA